In Epinephelus fuscoguttatus linkage group LG15, E.fuscoguttatus.final_Chr_v1, a genomic segment contains:
- the LOC125902360 gene encoding cysteine/serine-rich nuclear protein 2-like, translating into MYMNHHSQTMKDILKRKFAEVDDNPCYSSSPPSSLSSSSEWESDGESGPSDDQDFTPHSPSSPASLPTPPVRSILKRPRLAGAQSNVRFDQVTVFSFPRCQGFTSVPSRGGATLGMMQRHSTLQRYTVAEHALERRHRRTERLRERRRKERLEALKHKLITSGAIDQRDADTLKVDQIPDEDADIHISDAELEEGGFLQPYSSKQRQALLQAAGVKRIDREEKRQLHALRLSREACGCDCQGFCEPETCACSLAGIKCQVDRFNFPCGCTKDGCGNTQGRIEFNPRRVQTHYIHTIMKLELERRLQDETLSREDQTGLPEDLEDYVDQDEAHPVQSAQDKSCPFGFTMEEDDLPLTMPATPTFHFSSERMVVEENSCSSDMTDSSCSSSDSDAAGCLINGSQNLPDVHGGLSRALSICDSEDNNYSVCSQLRHTEEPLKQHSRCSATHSTPAGSTGPLTANMFTDNMSRTDYLDENANQATDFFDDDSLEGFPKTPSPTVDYFSGRYMDLSLSSDSDLEFFDSDYTSGPLHSSFKAHRQTDSFCQLQLLSSVNLPQYESSTYLLESLIGLTEPSPEQGYTVSDTQLS; encoded by the exons ATGTATATGAACCACCACAGCCAAACCATGAAAGACATCCTGAAGAGAAAGTTCGCAGAGGTGGATGACAATCCCTGctactcctcctctcctccgtcctccctctcctcctcctccgagTGGGAGTCAGACGGGGAGAGTGGCCCCTCTGACGACCAGGATTTCACTCCTCACAGTCCTTCCTCGCCCGCCAGTTTACCCA CACCACCAGTTCGCTCCATCCTGAAGAGGCCCAGGCTTGCAGGTGCACAGAGCAACGTGCGCTTTGACCAAGTGACGGTGTTCAGTTTCCCACGCTGCCAGGGCTTCACCAGCGTGCCCAGTCGTGGAGGTGCCACCCTGGGCATGATGCAGAGGCACAGCACCCTTCAGAGATACACAGTGGCGGAGCATGCCCTGGAGCGACGGCACAGGCGCACAGAGAGGCTCAGAGAAAGACGGAGAAAAGAGAGGCTCGAGGCACTGAAACACAAA TTAATCACCAGTGGGGCCATTGACCAAAGAGACGCAGACACGCTGAAGGTGGATCAGATCCCAGATGAAGACGCTGACATCCATATCAGTGATGCTGAGCTGGAGGAGGGAGGTTTCCTTCAGCCGTACTCCTCCAAACAGCGGCAGGCTCTCCTCCAGGCAGCAGGGGTGAAACGCATCGACAGGGAGGAGAAGAGGCAGCTTCACGCCCTGCGTCTCTCCAGAGAGGCCTGTGGATGTGACTGCCAAGGCTTCTGTGAGCCAGAGACCTGCGCGTGCAGTCTGGCAGGAATCAAGTGCCAG GTGGACCGCTTCAACTTCCCATGTGGCTGCACGAAGGACGGTTGTGGAAACACTCAGGGACGCATCGAGTTCAACCCCAGACGCGTGCAGACTCATTACATCCACACCATCATGAAACTGGAACTGGAGAGACGACTGCAAGATGAAACACTGAGCCGCGAGGACCAGACGGGACTTCCAGAGGACCTTGAAGATTACGTGGACCAGGATGAGGCTCATCCGGTGCAGAGTGCACAGGATAAGAGCTGCCCCTTTGGGTTTACCATGGAGGAGGACGATCTTCCTCTCACCATGCCCGCCACGCCTACTTTTCATTTCAGCTCGGAGCGGATGGTAGTGGAGgagaacagctgcagcagcgaCATGACCgactcctcctgctcctcctctgactctgacGCAGCAGGATGCCTTATTAATGGGAGTCAGAACCTCCCTGATGTTCATGGAGGGTTGTCTCGTGCCCTCAGCATCTGTGACTCTGAAGATAATAACTACTCTGTGTGCAGCCAGCTGCGGCACACAGAAGAACCACTGAAGCAGCACAGCCGCTGCTCTGCCACTCACAGCACACCTGCGGGCAGTACGGGACCACTGACAGCCAACATGTTCACAGACAACATGAGCAGGACAGATTACCTCGACGAGAACGCAAACCAAGCCACAGACTTCTTCGACGATGACTCTCTTGAGGGCTTCCCCAAAACTCCTTCCCCCACTGTGGACTATTTCTCAGGCAGGTACATGGACCTGAGTCTGTCCTCTGACTCCGACCTGGAGTTCTTCGACAGCGACTACACCTCTGGACCTCTGCACAGCTCGTTCAAAGCGCACAGACAAACGGACAGCTTTTGCCAACTGCAGCTGTTGAGTTCAGTTAACTTGCCACAGTACGAGTCGAGCACCTACCTCCTGGAGTCTCTGATCGGCCTGACTGAGCCGAGCCCAGAGCAGGGTTACACAGTCAGCGACACCCAGCTTTCATAG